The genomic stretch TAAGTGGTTGGGCCAGGACTAAACCCAGAACCCCTTTCTCACAGCTACAGGCTCAGTGGCATCTTCCTGCCAATAGCACATCTAGCTCCATCTCAGTCCTCAAACCTTGGTGCGAATGCCTATTTTCTTTCCTGatctctgcttcccaccctggtcagaCCCTGTCTCCTGGTCTCACCCTGTCAGGGAGGGGCTGCAGGAGACAGAGCCAGGTTGCTTTGTACTCCCAGGCTCGGACCCTCTGTGTCTCTACTGCCATCACACCATGAGCATATGCAGGGTCTGGGTCACTCTCCGTGGAGGTTGCACACAACCGGTTCTCTCTGGACCCGTACCTCTCTTTCCATAAGGCAGTAGGAAAGAAGGCAGCAGCCCCGCCTTCCCAGCCCAGAGGCCCacctctgctcctgcttccagccAGGCCTTCCCTGTTGCTGCCCTAAGAGGCACCTCATCCTCTCCAGGGTGCTGCATGCCCAGGCTTGCTTCCCCCTCCTCTGCACACCTGTCACATCCTACTCCAGTCTCACACTTTGGATAATAGAATCCAGAACGACTCACAGCCTGGGCTTCCGcttccctgcccctgcctctcgCAGGCAATGAGCACAGAACTTGGATGGGAGAGCTCCCAATTGCAAACTGGTAATTAACACCTAACAACAAATAGGAAGTTAATTTTATATAATCATACACCGTGTCATTAATATCCTCACTTTAAAGTCCCCAGCCCCACAGGCTAAGAGCAGGGGCCTTATCTGTTTCCTGCCCGTAGGGTTCAGTTCTGCCTCAGGCAGGGCTGTGGGAGCTCCAGGGTCCTTCCTGACAGGTCCCATCCCATGGTTAGCCCTGGTAAGCCCAGGGTTAGCATGGGTGCAGAGTAGGCCTCTCCCAGGGGCAGAGCAGGCCCCTGTACTGCCGCCAGCATGAGTGGCACTGACGCCCACCCACTTCCGTGCCCCACTCGGACCCTTTACTCTCAGGTCCTGCCCAGATCCAGCTGGCAGTGCCCGGGGCCTATGAGAAGCCCCAGCTCTTACCCCTGCAACTTGCCGAGGAgaagggccctgcacccacctttACCTTCCATGTGAACCCAGTGCTGCGCCCCTGgctggaggtggagctgcaggaGAAGCGGACGGTCCTGCAGGTGAGTGAGCCCCAGGTCCAGGGTGGATAAGGCGCTCGGTTCTACCTGCTGGTGCACAGCTTCCAGCAATGCAGCTCTTTGCCCATCCCCTTCTTCACAGGATGACCCAAGCTCTGAGCTGGAGGCTGAGAGCCGCATGCTGGGCAAGGAGGACATCCCGCTGTCTTCTCTGCCCCTGGGCCAGGAGGAACGACATCTTGTGGTCCTGGGGGAAGTGAGGCTTGGACCACTCCTCCACCCTGGGATGTTAAAGGGTGGTGGGTAAGGGGGAGACACCTGCCTCCATGACCACCCAGAGAAGGCTGGAGGAGGGGTAGAGTATCAGGCCAGCCCACAGCTGGGTCAAGGTATCCATATTGGGCCACAGTACCCCAGAATAGGAGAACAAGGGCTGCAAGTGGTGAGTGGAGGACCCTGCTTGCAAGCTTGGGACTGAGCTGTAATATCTTCCAGGGCCTGGAAGTGGTGCTGAGCATGCGGGCAGAGATGAGGTGAGGAGAAACTCTAGGATGGAAAAGTTGGGGAGACCCCCAAGCCAGGGAAGCCCACCATCCACTCCCAGCTCCGGGGCTCATAGCCGGTCCCCAGGATGCTTTTTGAGGGGTTCCACAGAACTCTGGGTGGGCTCCATGGACTGGGTCCTCCCCCACTGCATGGTCACCCAATAGACCACCCCTACCTCCACCTGAGGTAGCTCTGGGGACCTGGACCTGCGCCTCAGCTTTGACCTCTGCGATGGGGAGAAGGAGTTTCTGGACAAGAGGAAGCAGGTGGTGTCCAAGgccctgcagcaggtgctgggactgagcAAGGCTCCGGAGAGTGGCCAGGTACAGAACGGGAGGAGGACCCAAACCCCAGAGCCACTGTCAAATCCCTCTGGTGAACTTGTGTGACTCAGAGATGAAAGGAAGCTCTAAGGAGGATGGAGGCAGGACTGCCCACCTGCACGAACAGGGACGAGTCAGGACCCAGTAGGGAGTTGTGAGCAGACATCCTTATCTGGTGTACCGCGGACCGGTAGGCTTCAGCCGCAGCTTCTCACATACTCACAGTCTGAGGTCAAGGTGCCCAGGGTTGGTTTCTGATGAAGCCTTGTGTCCTGATAAGCGGTGGCTGGAGGAGAGGGAGGCATTACTATTTCAAGACCAGAAAGTATTGGGGAAGGAACTGGAAGTTTTGGGGTGCAATGCTCCAAACCTCCATGGCAAAGCTAAGCAGCTGAAAAGTCTCCAACTCTGATCCCGGCAGGTCCCCTCTGGCCCCGGAGAGGGCCTCCAAGTGCTTCTCCCATCCCTGGGCCCAGAGCAGGCTGCCAGAGGCTGTCACTTTAGCTTGGCAATGTCTAGAAATGTTTTTACTGTTGCTCCAGTGatgggggaggtggagggaagcTCTGCCACCTACTGGCTAAAAGCCAGGAATGCCACTGAACTCCCTATAGCAAAGAAGGCTGTGGTCCCCAAAGTCACTGGTACCAAAACATGGACAGTGCCAGAAAAGCCTGCTTTGTCTGCTTTTGCTCTGCCACCTAGGCTGCCAGAGAAAGGCTTTCCTGTCCTCATGGTTAAAACCCACTTCCAGAACCCACAACAACTTGGGTTTGTTGGCACGTCAATCGATAGTGGCTGTGCCTTTATTTtcacctgtgacctgggaagaccTTGGGTGGCTGTGATGACTGCATGAGGTCATACAAGTAAGGCTCTTAGAAGAATGCCTGACACCTAGGAGGGTGCTTGAAAAAAGTCCACAGACAACATAATTCAAAGCTGCTTATTTGGGGactaaaagttttgaaatccatgcagagttTTCTCACAGAAGCATTTTCTGTAAGTCCTCGAAAGACCTCTCGTGTAAACAAGCATACAAATAACAGGAGTGGTAGCATCTGTCCTTCTTCCCAGGTACCTATAGTGGCTGTTTTGGGCTCCGGGGGTGGAACCCGAGCCATGTCTGCCCTGTATGGTAGCCTGTCGGGGCTGCAGGAGCTCGGCCTCCTGGACACTGTGACTTACCTGAGTGGGGTCTCTGGGTCCACCTGGTGAGTATGCCTTGGTGTTCAGAGGGAGTCCCTGGGATAGGACTGGAATCCTGCATACAAGAGGGTTGGAAGGGACTGAGGGGCTCCTCTGGGTGGTGGGTCTGGGGCAGCAGGTACAAGCGATAGGAGGAGAGACCCCTCAGGGtcacctgcctccctgcccctgcaTCCTAGACGTTTTTCCATCCACAGGTGTATCTCCACTCTCTACAAGGACCCAGCCTGGTCGCAGAGGACCTTGGAGGGCCCCATTGAGCAAGCCCGGGCTCGGGTCTGCAGCAGAAAGTGGGGGGCGATGTCTCCAGAGCGACTTCAGTACTACATCCAGGAACTAGGGTCCCGAGAGAGTAGTGGTCACCGCACGTCCCTCGTCGACCTCTGGAGCCTCCTTATAGAGTACTTTCTACACCAGGAGGTGAGAGGGGGCAGTAAATAAATGCACACggcttccctcttcctcctccctcaggCAGAGGGCTGAGACCTGTGAAGTGGAGCCTGAGGTCTGCGCTTCTCTGGAGACGGGAAGAGTGAATTACTAAGGTGTGCGCCTGGCCCCACTTTCAGATACTCAGGTCTGGCACCTGTAGGTTTCAGAAGTGATTCTAGCCTGCAACTCAGTCACAACGCCCCGCCACCTGGAGGCTGCTCTGAGAACTGCAGGCCCAGACTGGGCAGGGAGAGGATTGAGAAGTCCACCCTATGGTGTGTGGTCAACTATCAGTGGAGGGCAGAATCACAGGTGCTCTTGCTTCTGCATTCCCTAGGGATTTAGTTTCTAGCTCATAAAAGGGACTGGCTTTCAGTGATGCCTTTCATATCCTCTTGCTTTCTTATCTGGGATGTGTTACTTGGAGCCCGCAGTAGTCCTGCTCAGCTTCAGCCCGCAGACAAGTGTCTCGGAGAACCAGACATGGTGACCCGCAGTTGTTCTGCAGTGAGCCAACCTCAGGTCATGGGAATGGTGACCATCGATTCCTAAAAGTTAAGctgcctccttcctgcctgcccaggaAAACCCTGCCAAGCTATCTGACCAGCAGGAAGCAGTCAGCTGGGCCCAGAATCCTTACCCCATCTATGCTGGCATCAACGTCTGTCCCAAAGTCAATGCTGAAGATTTTGCAGGTGTGTGGCATGAAGGTGGAAGAGGGGTTCACATGGGACAATGCCTGGAACATGACTCGGGCCTGAGGGCCCTGATGGGCAGCTTCTGACTACTCTGCCTTCTTCTCTGGCTCCCCAGAGTGGTGCGAATTCACCCCCTACGAGGTTGGTCTCCCAAAGTATGGGGCTTACATTCCCACTGAGCTCTTTGGCTCCGAGTTCTTCATGGGGCAGCTACTACGGGTGCAGCCGGAGCCCCGGATCTGCTACCTGCAGGGTGAGTCTGGGCTGTAGAGCTGGGcacaggcaggggcccaggccaggccctAATGTAGGGGGGCCCTACCTGTCTCCCCAGGCCTGTGGAGCAGTGCCTTTGCTGGCAGCCTGGATGAGATGTTTCTGAAGATAGATGGCTCGGGCTTTGGCTTCCTGGACAGGCACAGGGGCAGTGTGGACATCCCAGGTGAGGGACCCCATCCTGTGCCACTCACCAGTCATCAGACCCTGACTGAAGGACAACAGAGGACTTGGCTATTGCAAAATGACTTCTAGATTGGTGCCATACCTTTGGTCTCTGCCCAAGAGGCCCTGGGTGTTGGTTTGCTACTCTGTCCCCTGTTCTGGTGGCTCCCCTTGGGCTGGCCCTTCACTGTGCCCCACAGCCCTCTGTGCAGGGCCTTGGTTGCCTTGCTTCCTGGGTCTGTTTGGCTCAGCTTTCAGGTTTCAGCTGAGAAGTCCCCTCCACTCTATCCCTCAGGGCTGGCCGAGGGTCTTGCTCCATGCTCCCACAGCTCCACTGTGGACCTTACACAGGGCCTGCATAGGTTTTAATCATCTCTGGCTATGACTTTGTccccctggatggagttctgagcccTGGTAAAGACAGCCTAGTccctattttcttattttcttagcaTAACATGGCATCCATGGTAACCATTCAGTGAGTGTCTTTATGACTATTTAtatattcaaaagacagagttagacagagggggaaaagagaaatcctccatccactggtttcactcccccaggtggctgcaacagtcaggactgggccaggcagaagacaggagcccagaattccatctgggtctcctgcatgttgGTCAGGAACCTAGGCCTgagggccatcttttgctgctttcctgaggcataagcagggagctgcattggaagcattAGGCCTTGAACCTGTATTCCTGTGGGATGAcaggtggcaggtggtggcttaaccctctgtgccacagtgctggcccttcaGTGAGTGTTCCATGTGCATTAAAATGCTGAGCTGAAGTTTTCAAAAGAATGGGAGATCATGGCAGATTTGTAGCATCCAGGTTAAGCTGCTTCTTGGGCCCAAGACCtacctgtttccaatccagctccctgctaatgtgcctgctcTGGGaaacagtttgtgtccctgccactcacctgggagacctggccagAGCTCTTGACCCCTGCTTTGGCCTGTCGTAACCCATccggagaatgaaccagtggatggaagatcttcctctccatctctctgttgttctgccatTCAAGTTATAAGTGAATAAATACCATGTCATTGGGCATCTTTGGACACATGTAGATTTTGAAAGCAAGGTCCATTTGAAAGGAATTgtgtgaatcagtggttggaagcaTTGGGACTGGTGGGAGGGTCGCTGTTAGGACGGATGTGGCTGCCCCATTGGCTGCTCCACCCCTGCCCAGACGACTGCCCAAGGCTGCAGGTGCAAGACCCGGCACGGCTGCGCACACGGATCTTCACCCCGCAGACAGCCTTCTCTCAAGCTGTGCTGGACCTGTTCACCTCCCGCTTCACTTCCCCCGAGAGCGTCAACTTCATCCGGGGCCTCTGCCTGCACCGTGACTATGTAGCTAGCAGAGAGTTCATGACCAGGAAAGGTGGGTACTCCTGGAGGGGCTTCCAGAGTGGGGTCTGAGTTCCAGTCTTGCGTCAGCTGTACATTGATGGGAGGAGGATCTTGTCCTATGCTGCGGAGGGGTGGGGACACAGcacttagagagaaggagaaactacAGAGAACTTGGCCTGTCCTTGCAGCCACACACCTGGACACCCTCCCCAACCAGCTGACGCCCATGCAGGACTGCCTGTGCCTGGTGGATGCAGGCTTCGCCATCAACTTGCCCTTCCCACTGGCCCTGCGGCCCCAGCGAGCTGTGGACCTCATTCTGTCCTTTGACTACTCATTGGACAGGCCCTTTCAGGCAAGGCGCTACAGAGGGgtgtgggaggcagaggcagctGGCTCTCTAGGGTGACCAGGGCTCCCCTCTATGGGTGGAGTGCCCCTTGCTTGCTGCTGGCAGCATGTGACTCCCCCATGGAAGAGATGGTGGGGCAGGCCCTAATGCGTGGAAGCTGCCTGTAGCACGCCCCCAAACTGGGCCTGTGTTACTATGGTAGCAATCAAGCCCCTTATTAGGACTTAATCTAAGGCCAGGAGGCAGTGTGCCGATGTTGTAATCTTGCTGTGACCTCTGGCTATACTCCTGGACCAGCCCTTCCTTCCTGTGCCACCTCTTTTCCCAGTGACAGCCTGGAATGGGAGGAAGGACCATGCTAGCTCCAACCCTAGCCTCATGTGATCACTGAAAGTCCTCCTGAGTGGCTGAAGCCAGCATCTTGACAGGGACaaagaggggtggggtgggttggGGAACAGGGGAGAGGCAGTCAGTACCATGATACTGGAGACACCGGGTAATTGACTGTTGTACCCTGCCCAGCCACTGTGAATTTTCACAACTGCTCCCCTAGGTAGCTGTTCCCTTTGTTATTTTTCTGGGGTGGAGGCTGACCCACAGGTGCCTTAAGTCACTGAGCcgtcagaggcagagctggcatggAAGCCTGGGGCATGGGAGCCCAGGGGTGGGATGGCCAGGTCAGGAGCTCACCTCCCTGCACAGGCTTTAAAGCAAACGGAGAAGTACTGCCTGGAGCATGGCATCCCCTTCCCCAGCATCGTGTTGGGCCCTGACGACATGGTGCAGCCCCAAGAGTGCTATCTGTTTGTGGAAGCCAACGATCCCCGCTCGCCCATCGTGCTGCACTTCCCCCTGGTCAACCGCACCTTTCGCACGCACCTGGCCCCAGGTAAGGGGAGGGCTGGACCTGGGGGTGACTCCAGTGCCCTGGGATGCTAGACCA from Ochotona princeps isolate mOchPri1 chromosome 6, mOchPri1.hap1, whole genome shotgun sequence encodes the following:
- the PLA2G4F gene encoding cytosolic phospholipase A2 zeta, which produces MLWDIWARWLAGKGLPLVGAALLRERERREPQWKHPQRETHPYYDLQVKVLRARNIQGTDPLSKADCYVKLWLPTASPCPAQTRMVANCSDPEWNETFHYHLHGAVKNVLELTLCDKDVLISDTLSQLLFDLSSLEPGQSHRHTFSRNSQDSQELQVEFVLEKSHVPASTVLTNGVLVTQPCLKIQGSLGRDGTASLWDNGPAQIQLAVPGAYEKPQLLPLQLAEEKGPAPTFTFHVNPVLRPWLEVELQEKRTVLQDDPSSELEAESRMLGKEDIPLSSLPLGQEERHLVVLGEGLEVVLSMRAEMSSGDLDLRLSFDLCDGEKEFLDKRKQVVSKALQQVLGLSKAPESGQVPIVAVLGSGGGTRAMSALYGSLSGLQELGLLDTVTYLSGVSGSTWCISTLYKDPAWSQRTLEGPIEQARARVCSRKWGAMSPERLQYYIQELGSRESSGHRTSLVDLWSLLIEYFLHQEENPAKLSDQQEAVSWAQNPYPIYAGINVCPKVNAEDFAEWCEFTPYEVGLPKYGAYIPTELFGSEFFMGQLLRVQPEPRICYLQGLWSSAFAGSLDEMFLKIDGSGFGFLDRHRGSVDIPDDCPRLQVQDPARLRTRIFTPQTAFSQAVLDLFTSRFTSPESVNFIRGLCLHRDYVASREFMTRKATHLDTLPNQLTPMQDCLCLVDAGFAINLPFPLALRPQRAVDLILSFDYSLDRPFQALKQTEKYCLEHGIPFPSIVLGPDDMVQPQECYLFVEANDPRSPIVLHFPLVNRTFRTHLAPGVERQTAQDKAFGDFAIHGPDTPYGLTDFTFEPEEFDRLVALSRYNVLNNVDSVKRALQLALDRRRAPHSMAGQEGCGTEGRLGGSGPGVGRF